CCGTTCCTCGGACGGAATTTCGCGCATCAATGCGTTGAGGAAGGTCGTCTTGCCAGTGGAGGTGCCGCCCGACACCAGAATCGTCTTGCGCGCCCGCACCGCCGCGGCAAGCGCGCCAGCCATGTCGCCCCGGTGCAGCAGGGCGGTCAGCGCCTCATGCCCGGCATGATGATAAGGATCGACGTCGGTTCGGACATCGTCGAATGCGCCGCTGGTGACATAGTCGGTCAGTTCCAGATCGGGCGAAAGATGCTTGCGGATCGCTATGGCGAACGATCCGCGCGTGGCCGGAGGCGCGATGACCTGGACGCGCGCGCCATCGGGAAGCGTCGCCGAAAGCAGGGGGTGGGCGCGGCTGATGCCCTGATTGCTGAACGCCGCGATCTGCGTCACGAGACGCGCCAGCAAGCTCTCGCTGAGCGCCTCCACGGCATGACGCTCGATCTGGCCGACAATCGTTTCGACCCATAGCTCGCCGGGCCGGTTGACATAGATGTCCGTCACGTCCGGCCGCGCCAGAATATCGGCAAAGGGCGCGAGATAGCTGGCAAGATAGACCCCGCCGCCATGCGGATCGACCCGCTTCATCGCGCCTCTTCAATGTCCGTGAAGTCAAGATCGCGGGCGACGAAGACACTGATCGACGCCCCCGGTTTGACCTTCAGCGTCGGGGGGATCTGCGGCGTCTGGATCGCCTGGTTGACGCCGTTCACCGAACCCTGGATCGGCACGATGATCTGCGTGTTGCGCCTGGGCGTGGCGAGGCCAACCCCGACATCGAGCGCCGATTGCAGGATCGCGCCGGAAAAACGCTCCAGGAAATGGGTGTCGACATCAGCCTTGAGTCCGGTCCGGCCAACCTGGTCGGCCGAGGGAGACGCGACAGCGATCGTCGCTCCGTCCGGACGGATGAGGCGCGTCCAGTTGATGAGCGCGCGTTTCTGCCCCTGTCCCGTGTCGGCGCGATAGTCGCCGATCAACCGGCTACCGCGCGGGATAAGTACGCGCGTGCCGTCAAAACCATAGACATTGCGCGACACGATGGCACGGGCGAAGCCTGGCCGGGAGGAATCGAAACCGGATTCCAGCACCGCCGGGATCAAAGTGCCCTGCACCACGGTCGTGGCACGATCCGCGAACATGCCCGCCCGCGCACGTTCGGTATTGTTCGGGGCAGGTGGAGGCGATGGCGCCACATCCGATGTCGCATCGCCCGGCTTTTGTCCCGCGGTGCTATTGTCGATGACGAGCGGGTTTCCCTCCGCCCGGCGCGGCGGCGCGGACGGCGGCGTTTCGGACGGCGGCGGGGGGGCGGTATAAGGTATGAAGGTGCCGGGTACGGGGCCTTGCAATGGCGGCGGTTCCTGGAACTGCGGCGCGGGTGGTGGCGTGGCGATAGCGATGGCCGGTGGAGGGGCTGGTTCGGGCGGGATGAACAGCGAGGGGATGGGACTGCCGGCCTGTGCCCGATCGGTCGGGCCGGGCGCGATGCTGGGCGCCGTCAAAGCCTGCCGCCGCGCATTCAGAACGGCGAAGAGTAGCAGCCCGCCAAGGACCGCGATCAGGACCAGCGCGATCATGGGCAGACCCGCACGGGGCCGCTGGACAATAGGCAGGATCGACTCATTGGGGGGATCACCCGGCGCCTGCGTGTTCATGGCTGCTCCTTGGGCAGCGAATCAGGCAGGGTAAGCCGCCTGGCCCGCGCCACATGCTTGTCGATGCGAAAAACGAGCTGCGTCGCAATCGCATCGATCACCAGCCGATCATCCCGCATCATCCCGTTCACCAAAGTCTCTCGCCCCTGGGCGTCGACGGCGTAGACGGCGGGCAAGCTCACATCTCTGGCCCATTCAACGAAAGTCCGCTCGCCATCATCGCCGATGCGTACGGGCCAGAGCGATCGGGCGCCGCTCAACCGGTAACCGTGCGTCAGACCGACGGGCACGGAACCGACCGTCGCTGGCGGCCGCGGATAATTGAAGCGCAGCCGATAGAGCGTCGGCGCATAGCTGGGCACGAGATCGAAATGATAGCTGCGTTCAGTCGTCGCAACGGTCATGTTGGTGGTGACACCGCCCTGGGCGGCCTTGACCACCAGTTGATTGCCGGCGCGGTTCGCCGCCACCTGCCACACGCCGCTGTCTCCCACGGCGACGCTGGTGATCCGCTCGTCCGCCGCGAACTCAATCATCAGTTGATATCCCGCCGCGCATTCGATGCGAAAAACCTGGTCGGGATGATAGTCGATCGTACGGACGCGCGGATCGGCCAGTCCATCCTGGGCATGGGCAGGCGCAACCGAGATCATCGCCAGAACCGCCAATATCCGGAGCGGCTTCATAGCTCCTCCGGCGCGGCCTGACGGCGCGGCGCGGGAATGACGACACGCCCCTGCGGTTCATTCCCGGCGGGTGCAGTCGTCGGTTGCGACAAGGGCGCGGAGGGCGAAGGCGCGGGTTCGGGCGGCAGGGCTTCCGCACTCATATTATAGCTTTGCACCTGAAAGCCAAGCGGGTTCACATAGCGATCCTCGACCGACATCGGCGTGTTGGAATAACTGTACCGCACCATCGTGACCCAGGGCCGCGCCGCGGCCGGCGGCCGTCCCGCATCCTGCCTGACCGTGTCGAAGCGGACCAGGGCGCTGTTCTGGCCCATGGTCGTTATGCTCTTCACCCGCACACTGACGATGCTGTTGCGGGGATAGAGGGCCAGCGGGCTACCGGGGTTGGATGCCGGCATCTGCGCCAGATAGGCTGTCCGCGCCTGCCCCGTCGACCACAGGGCAACCTTGCGATAATTGGCCTGCAGCACGTTGATGTCGAAGCTCTCGCGCCCGATCACATATTGCACCAGGAAGGACTGGGTCAGCGCAGCGTTGCTGGAGAGGAGCTGCGGTTCAAGCGGCTTGAGCAGTTGGACATAGCCGGTCTGCCGATCGACCATCAGCGTATAAGGCTCCACCTGCTTGAGCGGCACCAGCAGCACCAGTGCCAGCGCCTCCAGCACCGCCACGGTGACAGCCACGATAGCAACGATCCAGGCGGTACGACGGGACGACCGCAGGGCGTCGGTCCGATCCTCGGACCAACTATGTGCTTGTTCGAAATAGCTGTCGAGCGGTTCGTTGGGAGCAGATGTCATGATGGCCTGTCCCTACGACGCGCGGTTGCGGAGACGCGGGTTCCCACCCTGCGGGGAGCAACGGCTTCACGAAGGCTGCCCGTTTCCAGCGACGCGCTGCCGACGCGCGCGGCCATGCCGCCACGGGACATGGCCGCAATGCCGGGCGCGGCCGGCCCGGCCTCTCGCCGCTGCGTGGCGGCAATCGCATCCACAATCGTCGCCGCGCGCGAGCGTTCTTCGGGCATAAAGACATCGTCGCGCTGGAAGCTGGTGGAACGTTCGCTATTCTCGCGCAGGTTGAAACGCTCTTGCAGCCGAACCGCCACGCCTTCGGGCAGGCGCAAGCTCCATGCGACGCGTCCAGTGCCTGCCAGGATAGCCGCAAGCACAAGCGCAAAAACGGTAGAGGCAGCCAATAACTGCGCCGCCGCGCCGGGGATTGGCTGGTCGGCCGCGCGCTGCGCCAGAAGGTCCGTCAGCCAAGGTTCGAAAAGGGCCAGTTGGACGCCAAAGACCAGCATCGCCCCCGCCATGCCCAGCAGGATTCCGACCAGGACGCGCAACCACCCGACAAACAGCCCGCGCGTCGCATCGAACAGCAGGAAGCCGATGAAAAAGGGACCGAGCGCCAGCAACAAGCCAGCCAGCAACTGCAATCCGGCAAAAGCCGCCATCACCTGGACCAGGAAGATCACGCGGGCCGCACCGATCGCGAAAATGTCGAAGCCGTTGAACAGCGGCGGCGGCACCCGTGTCAGTTGCGGATCGAGTCGCGAACCCACACCCTCTATCGCCAGCGCCTCGAATCCGCTGTTCAGCCCGTCGAGGCGCGCGACCAGGCCGCCTTCACTTCCCGGCACGCCCGATGCCGGACCGATCGTCCCGACGATCTGGGCCGGGGCGGAGAACAGCATGTCATAAGCGAGCGTGCGATACCCCTGCCATCCCGTGGCCAGCGCCAGCACAATGCCGATCTTGACCAGCGCCAGCACGCCGGCCCGTACCCCAGGCACCTCGCCCAGAAGCATCCGATAGCCGATCAGCGCGACGAAGATGGTCAGCATCGCGGTGAGGCTGACCGACGCAATCGATCCCGGCGCGGCCAGGGCGGCATAGCCCTGCGCGCCCAGCGTTCGCGCCTGGCAATCGGTGAAAGCCAGGAAATTCTGGAGGTAGCCGGTGTCGAGCGGATAATAGGGACACGCCATCAGACGCGCTCCAGCAGCAGGTCGAGCCATATTCCAGGATCATCGCCTCGCTCGGCCCGGATTTCGTCGAGCAACCGCACCGTATGTTCGCGCCCCGACAATATGGTCAGCAATTCCCGCTCGCCAGTCAGGTTCAGCCGCACGACCACGCTTTCGGCGCCATGCCGGATCAGGAAGCAATGGGCGCTGTCAGGTAAGGTCCGGATCAGTTCGAACTCGTGCGCCGAAAGGCCGAAGCCTTCCATATAATCCTCGGCCCGCGCACGCGGATTGGCCATGAATATCTGTGTCGCGGCCTGTTCGATGATGGCGCTGGCGATACGGCTTTCCAGCGCATCCTGCGCGCTTTGCGTGGCGAAGCCCACGATGCCATTGCGCTTGCGGATCGTCTTTTCCCAATCCTTGATGCGGCGGACGAACACATCATCGTCCAGCGCCTTCCACCCTTCATCGACCACGATGATCGCGGCAGTGCCGTCCAACCGTTCTTCGACGCGATGGAACAGATACATCATCGCCGGCGTGCGCAGCGCGCTATCGTCGAGTATCTGGGTCATGTCGAACCCGACCGCCTCGGCATCGATGTTCGTGCGATCCTCCGCATTGTCGAACAGCCAGGCCCGTTCGCCATCACCGCACCAGGGCGCGATCCGGGAACGCAGATCACCCGGCGTCGGCCGGCTGCTGCCGCGAAACAGCTCGACCAAATAGCGCAGCCGCCGATGCTGGGGCGGTTGCAGGAAATTGGCGTCGACCGCATCCTTGATGCGCTCGGCCTCCTCCACATCGACGCCACCGGCAAGTTGCACGAGCCAGTCGATCAGGAACTGGCGGTTGACCGGCGTGTCGGGCAGCCGCAGCGGGTTGAGGCCCGAAGGCGTCCCCGGCCGCAGCACGTCATAACTGCCCCCGATTGCCCGAATGAACAGTTCCGCGCCGCGATCCTTGTCGAAGAAGATGATGCGCGGCGCGAATTTGCGGGCCTGCGCCAGCAGGAAATTGAGGACGACCGTCTTGCCCGACCCCGATGGGCCGATAATCGTGAAATTGCCCAGGTCCCCTTGATGGAAGTTGAAGAAATAGGGGCCGGCAGCCGTCGTCTCCAACAGGGTCACGGCCTCGCCCCAATGATTGCCCTGGGACTGGCCGACCGGGAAGTTATGCACACTCGCCAGACCGGCGAAATTGCCGGTGGACACCAGGGACGGGCGGGCGATGAACTTGAAATTACCTGGAAATTGCGCCCAGAAAGCTGGCTCCAGCGCCATCTCCTCACGCACGCTGATGATGCCCAGTTCTGCCAGCGCAGCCTGCACTTCCGCCACGCCGGCGTCGACGGCTTCAGGCCTGTCACCATGCACCGCAACGGTCATATGATGCTCACCGAAGGCCGACCGTCCCGCCGCGACCTCATCCTTGGCCTGGGCCAGATCGGCGCGCAGGCTCACGGCCTCGTCCTCGGCCGACCGCATACGCCGCAGCGCCAGGTTCATGCGCCCCAACGCGGCCTGACGATCGACGAAGCCGAAGGATTGGGAAATGGTGAGTTCGAAGGGTAGGCGCAGCAGCTCATCGAACATGCCCGGACTGGTCTGGGCGGGATAATCCTTGATCGAGACGATGCCAGTGAAGGATCGTCCGAGATGGCCCGCCGCGCCCAGTTCGATCGTCTCCTCTCCGAAGCTGACCCGCCGGTAGGGCAGATAATCGGCGATATCCTGAAACGGCAGCTGCACCGGCCGTTGCTCCCGATTATAAAGCTGCGACAGGAACTCCAGCGGCTCCGAACAAGGCCCGGCATCTGTCTGATAGATCTGGAGCAACCGCGGCTCATAGCTGCCAAGCGCCGCCATCAGGGCATCCCGCGCCGTGTCGAGTTCGCGCAAATCCCGCGCCATCAGCGCGTCGCTGTCGCGATCGACGCGACCGAATGCATTGCGCGCGCGATCCAGCCAACCGATCTTGCCGCGCAGCGGGCGGCGCACCAGTGTGAGATAAAGATCGTTCACATAGAGACGACGTGATGACAGACGATCCCACCACACGGCGGCCACGCGGCGCGAAAAATCGTCGCGATGGTCGCCTTCCAATCCCGCATCGACCGTCCGGCGGACAATATGATGGTAGAGGGCGAAGCGTGACGATCCGATCGCCTGTAGCATCGCATCGCGCAACCGCTTGCGATAATTGATTTCTTCGGTGTCAGCCGTTTCGAACAGCAGACCGCGCAACTGGATCACCTGCATCAGGTAACCGCTGCGGGTTTCGATCGTCGTCCGGTCCACATGCCGGCTATAGGGCAGGTGCCGGGCGACAGGCGCTTCGCGCTCCATGACCCGGCGGTCGCGCGTCAGGGCCGGTAAGAGTTGCATTTCCAGATCGCGTAATTCTTCACCCGCGGGCATCGGCTGACCCGCACCAGCCAAAGGTCGAAGAATCTCGGCTCGCGCAGACAGAGCAACACGCCGGCAGCATGGATCAGCAGGGCGGCGGCAATTGCCCAACCGGACCGGAAGATCAGGAACAGCTCGGTCGCGATGATCGCGTTGGCCACGAAATAGCTGTAAGTCACTCCCGCGAACATCTGGGGCCGGGTCAAGGCGGTGAACAAAGGGTCGCGGCTCAC
This genomic stretch from Sphingobium sp. BYY-5 harbors:
- a CDS encoding type IV secretion system protein, translating into MACPYYPLDTGYLQNFLAFTDCQARTLGAQGYAALAAPGSIASVSLTAMLTIFVALIGYRMLLGEVPGVRAGVLALVKIGIVLALATGWQGYRTLAYDMLFSAPAQIVGTIGPASGVPGSEGGLVARLDGLNSGFEALAIEGVGSRLDPQLTRVPPPLFNGFDIFAIGAARVIFLVQVMAAFAGLQLLAGLLLALGPFFIGFLLFDATRGLFVGWLRVLVGILLGMAGAMLVFGVQLALFEPWLTDLLAQRAADQPIPGAAAQLLAASTVFALVLAAILAGTGRVAWSLRLPEGVAVRLQERFNLRENSERSTSFQRDDVFMPEERSRAATIVDAIAATQRREAGPAAPGIAAMSRGGMAARVGSASLETGSLREAVAPRRVGTRVSATARRRDRPS
- a CDS encoding VirB4 family type IV secretion/conjugal transfer ATPase — its product is MQLLPALTRDRRVMEREAPVARHLPYSRHVDRTTIETRSGYLMQVIQLRGLLFETADTEEINYRKRLRDAMLQAIGSSRFALYHHIVRRTVDAGLEGDHRDDFSRRVAAVWWDRLSSRRLYVNDLYLTLVRRPLRGKIGWLDRARNAFGRVDRDSDALMARDLRELDTARDALMAALGSYEPRLLQIYQTDAGPCSEPLEFLSQLYNREQRPVQLPFQDIADYLPYRRVSFGEETIELGAAGHLGRSFTGIVSIKDYPAQTSPGMFDELLRLPFELTISQSFGFVDRQAALGRMNLALRRMRSAEDEAVSLRADLAQAKDEVAAGRSAFGEHHMTVAVHGDRPEAVDAGVAEVQAALAELGIISVREEMALEPAFWAQFPGNFKFIARPSLVSTGNFAGLASVHNFPVGQSQGNHWGEAVTLLETTAAGPYFFNFHQGDLGNFTIIGPSGSGKTVVLNFLLAQARKFAPRIIFFDKDRGAELFIRAIGGSYDVLRPGTPSGLNPLRLPDTPVNRQFLIDWLVQLAGGVDVEEAERIKDAVDANFLQPPQHRRLRYLVELFRGSSRPTPGDLRSRIAPWCGDGERAWLFDNAEDRTNIDAEAVGFDMTQILDDSALRTPAMMYLFHRVEERLDGTAAIIVVDEGWKALDDDVFVRRIKDWEKTIRKRNGIVGFATQSAQDALESRIASAIIEQAATQIFMANPRARAEDYMEGFGLSAHEFELIRTLPDSAHCFLIRHGAESVVVRLNLTGERELLTILSGREHTVRLLDEIRAERGDDPGIWLDLLLERV
- a CDS encoding TrbI/VirB10 family protein produces the protein MNTQAPGDPPNESILPIVQRPRAGLPMIALVLIAVLGGLLLFAVLNARRQALTAPSIAPGPTDRAQAGSPIPSLFIPPEPAPPPAIAIATPPPAPQFQEPPPLQGPVPGTFIPYTAPPPPSETPPSAPPRRAEGNPLVIDNSTAGQKPGDATSDVAPSPPPAPNNTERARAGMFADRATTVVQGTLIPAVLESGFDSSRPGFARAIVSRNVYGFDGTRVLIPRGSRLIGDYRADTGQGQKRALINWTRLIRPDGATIAVASPSADQVGRTGLKADVDTHFLERFSGAILQSALDVGVGLATPRRNTQIIVPIQGSVNGVNQAIQTPQIPPTLKVKPGASISVFVARDLDFTDIEEAR
- a CDS encoding VirB3 family type IV secretion system protein; this translates as MEGVSRDPLFTALTRPQMFAGVTYSYFVANAIIATELFLIFRSGWAIAAALLIHAAGVLLCLREPRFFDLWLVRVSRCPRVKNYAIWKCNSYRP
- a CDS encoding TrbG/VirB9 family P-type conjugative transfer protein, which encodes MKPLRILAVLAMISVAPAHAQDGLADPRVRTIDYHPDQVFRIECAAGYQLMIEFAADERITSVAVGDSGVWQVAANRAGNQLVVKAAQGGVTTNMTVATTERSYHFDLVPSYAPTLYRLRFNYPRPPATVGSVPVGLTHGYRLSGARSLWPVRIGDDGERTFVEWARDVSLPAVYAVDAQGRETLVNGMMRDDRLVIDAIATQLVFRIDKHVARARRLTLPDSLPKEQP
- a CDS encoding type IV secretion system protein; the protein is MTSAPNEPLDSYFEQAHSWSEDRTDALRSSRRTAWIVAIVAVTVAVLEALALVLLVPLKQVEPYTLMVDRQTGYVQLLKPLEPQLLSSNAALTQSFLVQYVIGRESFDINVLQANYRKVALWSTGQARTAYLAQMPASNPGSPLALYPRNSIVSVRVKSITTMGQNSALVRFDTVRQDAGRPPAAARPWVTMVRYSYSNTPMSVEDRYVNPLGFQVQSYNMSAEALPPEPAPSPSAPLSQPTTAPAGNEPQGRVVIPAPRRQAAPEEL
- the virB11 gene encoding P-type DNA transfer ATPase VirB11: MKRVDPHGGGVYLASYLAPFADILARPDVTDIYVNRPGELWVETIVGQIERHAVEALSESLLARLVTQIAAFSNQGISRAHPLLSATLPDGARVQVIAPPATRGSFAIAIRKHLSPDLELTDYVTSGAFDDVRTDVDPYHHAGHEALTALLHRGDMAGALAAAVRARKTILVSGGTSTGKTTFLNALMREIPSEERLILIEDTPELLLRHDNGIGLLASRSELGEAQVSADDLVAASLRMRPDRIILGELRGPEAYAFLRAVNTGHPGSMTTVHADSPARAIEQIVLLVLQGGSRLNREDIRHYVQSCIGVYVQLGRVGGRRQVTDVVIAR